In the genome of Candidatus Sysuiplasma jiujiangense, the window GCGGATCTATGAGTATTTCGAAAACCTCTCCCTTGATTTCGTATCTGCCCACTATGGCCTCGTCAAGATCTACCATACACGTGCACCGGTTGTATTATCAGGAGGCACCAACCAGCTTCACGAATTTGTCAACCTCTCCGGTTTCGAGCTTCCTGAAATTTTCACCAGATTTTACCATCCCTACCTCAATAGCCTTGGGATTGAGTTCCTCTTCGGTTGCCTTCTTCAATCCCTTGAGCGCGAGGACGGTCGCATCCTCCATGGAGAGATCTTCCTTGTAATTCTCTTCAAAGAAATCCATCACGACATTTCTGCCGGCTCCAATGGAACTTGCCTTGTAGGATGCAAGGCCTCCGCTCGGATCAGTTTCGAACAGATGTGCACCGCTGTCATCCACGCCGGCAACCAGAAGCGAGGTTCCGAAGGGCCTGACCCCACCGTACTGGGTATACTGCTGCTTGTAGTCGCATATCCTCTTCACAAGCGCTTCCACGCTTATCCTGTCGCCGTATGTTATCTTGTTTACCTGCGACATGACCCTTGCATTGTCCACAAGCACGCGGGCATCGGCAACAAGTCCCGAAGTCGCACACCCGATGTGATCGTCGATGAGGTATATCTTCTCCATTGAGGAGGGCTCCATCAGCCTGCTTGCGATCCTCTTGTCGACTATGAGTGCAACGCCGTCCTTGAATTTTATACCCACCGTCGTCGTCCCGCGTCTCACGGCTTCCCTGGCGTATTCGACCTGAAACAGTCTGCCATCCGGCGAGAAAACCGTAATTGCCCTGTCGTAGGCCATCTGTCCTGGCTGCATTATTTAACCAACTCCAAATATGACATAAGTTCGGATGCGATTATCTTATTTAAGCTTAAAAACTCTTCTTTTCCTGTCCTTGCGCTCTAACTCCCCTTTCCCGTCTCCGCCGACGGCTGTCCGAGCATGTGCCTCAGTGATTTCAGCGTTCCCGATGTGCACAGTGTGGTGCACCTGTATTTTCCACCTATCCTGTTCAGCCCGTTCACGACGGTTGCCGCACTGTAATGAACACATCTTATTATGGCCACGTTCCCTTTCATTGAGATGAATTTCACCCGTGCCTCCATAACCGCAGTCCGGCCTATGGCTTCAGACAGAAGACGCACTATCTCATTGCCTCCAGAGAGCGGGGGTACAAACGAGGCAGCTATGTATCTCCTTCTTCCCGTCTTTTCCTTTACTGTCAACCCGAATTCGAGTAGGATGCTTCCTATTTAATGAAATCGACTCCCCGGTCGCTCAGGCTGTCCTGCGGGAGCATGAAGGGTGACTTTACACCCGTTATCACAACAAGCACCTTTATCTTCCCGTCGGACTCCGGCTCGACGCTGCAACCCCAGATGATTCTTGCCCTGGGCCCCATAGCTGCCGACGCCGCCTCGGCCACTCTCTGCGCTTCCTTTAGCGTCATGTCGCTCCCTCCCACAACCCTTATAAGTGCGCCCTTTGCCTCCTTTATGTCCACATCGCCCAGCAGGGGCGATGTCAGGGCCTGTCTCAGCGCATCCTCGACACGTTCGTCCTTTGCACCTGTCGATTCTCCTATCCCTATGAGCGCAACACCGCCTGATCCCATTATTGTCTTTATGTCCGCGAAATCGATGTTGACGAGTCCGGGCTTGGTTACAATTTCTGTTATGCCCTTGATGCACTGCGCAAGCACTTCATCAGCGACGCGGAACGCAGCATCAAGAGGGAGTCTTGGAACGATTTCCAGAAGTTTGTCGTTCGGAATGACCACTGTCGTATCCGCAAAACTTCGAAGCCTCTCAAGTCCACGGAGCGCATTCTGCATTCTTATTGTGCCCTCAGCCTTGAACGGAAGAGTGACAACAGCCATGACAAGCGCACGATTCTCCTTTGCAATCTGCGCCACTACCGGTATTGAGCCGGTACCCGTGCCGCCTCCCATTCCGGCAGTGACGAATACGATGTCATCATGTTCCAGATATTTACGTATGTCCTCCCTTGCCTCCTCGGCTGCCTGATTCCCTATTTCGGGAAGCGCACCTGCCCCGAGGCCCCTTGTAAGTCTCCTGCCGAGAAGCACTTTGTGAGGGGCATTGAGAAGAAGCAGATGTCTTGCATCCGTGTTTGCCGCGATGAGGGATGCGCCAAAAACACCTCCCTGGTGCAATCTCCTTATTGTATTCGAGCCTCCGCCACCGCAGCCTATAATGCTTATCCTCACCTTAAGTGAATCAACTAAGCGCATCAGCTCTTCATCTGTCGCGTCCGAAAACGTTCCATCCACAGCTCCGTGGTCCTGCTTAAGTGCATCCTCTACGATCGATTCCATCTAGTTCCCATCCCGAGAAAGGTAGTTTAGAGGTATTGCAAATAATGTATTTAAAACATCACTTATCGTCTGACGATTGTCATACGAAATTCGATTGTTCCGGAGATGATGAAACACTTGACCTTGACAGGCGCAGCCGGTTCGGATGGTTCAGACGGGTTCCAGTTCAAAGCGGATATTGCAACCAGCACAGTAAAGTTCGTCATCAGTCGGTGCACCGCACCTGGTGCATGTCGGAGGTAAGGTCATTCCGCAACTGCATTCGAGATCGCCAGCCTCGATCAGCCGCAGGCAGTACGGGCACTGGATGAGTGTCACAGCTTCGTCGCCGAAGGTTGCTCCGCAGCAGCTGCAGAATGAATTTTCAGTCTTTATCTCTGTTGTGCAGACCGGGCAGAGGAAGCCGGTAACGGTGCTCAGATGGTATCCGCACCCGCCGCAGTAGCGATCCTTTGCGCCAACCTCTGCATTGCAGTTTCGACAGTGAAGTGATGTGAATGATTCATCGCCAGACAGATCATCGAAGTTTGCGAACTTTGGCAGCCACCCAGATTCCCTCAGAGCAATACTTTCTTCAGAACTGCTGCTTCTGCATCTGGAACAGAAATGCAGTGTCATGAAGCATCCTCTGTGATAGTTTGCACCACAGTCACAACTGTAGCTGTCCTGTGAATCAACCGTGTCCAGGCAGAGGATGCAAAACCTGTCGCGGCGTGCATGGACTTTCGGCATGCCACCGTGGTTGAAAACAGCTTTTAACACTCCGTGCAGTTCAGAGAGCTGGCGAAGTATGACGCCGCTTACTCCGTCCGCTGAGGCGTGGCTGCTGTCTGTCACTGCGTGCCTGTCCCCCACTCCTCATGGACTCCCTGCATACAAATATTTCCGTTGAACAGATTTCTTTCGGGTCAGTTATTTTTCCGTGTCTTTCCCTCACCGCGTATAACATTCGTCGCAAGCCTTCCCAGAAATGTACCGTCAAGAAGATAGAGTCTGCTCTTTCTGACTTCAATCAGCCTGTTTCTAAACAGGGGGCCAAGCCCGCCCGGATCTCTGTTCACGGGAGTCCCGGTCAGAAATGGATTGAATGCCGGTACCACAACAACCTCTTCAGGCAGCCGTCTGTATGTCGAAGTAGGATCTCTCTTCCTGAACGGGGCCCTCAGCCAGCACTTCTCGATGTAACTGTTTCCGAGAGAATCCACGAACTCGATAGCGGGGTGAAGGTGACCCATGAGCAGTATCTTCCTTTTCATCATTTCCTCTTCAGGCCAGGTATGGCCGTGCGTGAATGCAATATCGCCGCTTGTGAAGCCGCCCGGAGGGTGGACTATGACGCGCTGCGGCAGCTGTCTCACGATCAAGCCGTCATGATTTCCCGGAACAAGCTCTATCTTACTGTAGTATTCCAGCAGCTTTGACATGAAATCTGGTATAGCAGAACGTGAATTAACCGCCGAGAATTCATGTCTCAGATCGCCGAGTATTATGAGACGGTTTCCGTAGGAGGACAGTCCTATGATTTCAGCAAGCATCCTTTCAATCTGTCTTCCTGTATACACACCCCTGTTCTCGAAATCATCTCCCATGCCCACATGAAGGTCGGCAATGACTACGGATGGATTGTCAGTCCCTGCTATGAGGGCAGGATGCCCGGCGACAGGCTCAACCGAGAGAGCAGCATCATTCAGACTCCCCACCTCAGCCTTTCCGAAAGGGGCAGCGGAATACCTGACTTCATGTTCTCCCTGAAGATGCTGTCGATGTCATAGTGTGTTCTCCTTATTTCGATACTGTTCCCGTCAATTATCGCGAAGGATGCCCTGGCATCACCGTCACGCGGCTGTCCCACGGATCCGGGATTCATCACTGTCATCTTTCCAATCCTCTTCACATAGGGTATATGCGTGTGGCCCAGCACCGTGAGCTGCTTTCCGGAGGCTTCTATAATCTTTGCATCGGCCATGTCTTCGTATACGTATTCGTCCGGATCGAATGGCGAGCCGTGGAAGACGGCAATGCCGTCTAACCGCGCATTTGGCTTCAGCTCCCTCAGATATCTGAAGTTTTCACTGCTCGTAGCAGACACATTCAGCTCCAGTGCCCTGGCGGCAAGGCTGTTCATGCGCTCGTAGTTTCCCGTAACAGCACTGCTGTCATGGTTTCCGGCTATTGATATCACATTTTTCTCCCGCAGCAGTTCTATGACCTCGTTCGGCATCGCGTTGTAGCCTACAATGTCACCTGCACATATCACCTCGTCGACCTGCTCCTTCTCGATGTGTCTAAAGACGGCGCTTAGGGCCGGCATGTTCGAATGTATATCCGATATGACTGCAATCTTTTTCACTTCAGTTTCCCCAGACTGTTCAAGAGTACCTCTGGCACCGCTTCTATGACATCCGTTGCAAGCAGGCCGTATGATTTTCTGCCGAAACATATGTCTCCTGCAGAACCGTTGATATAGGCCCCCAGCCTCGCCGCATTAAACGGGCTGAGACCCTTTGCCAATAGGGCGGCGACTATGCCGGTCAGAACATCACCTGTTCCGCCGACCGTCATGCCTGCGTTTCCGGTCTCGTTGAGCTTTGTCCTTTCGCCATCGCTGATTACATCGATTCTGCCCTTCAGGAGGATCGTTGTGCCAAGGCGGCGAGCCCATTTGCTGACCGCTTCCTTCCTGGAATCAACATCATCGCCGGGCTCCTCCCCCGTCAGTTTGAAAAATTCAACTGAATGAGGTGTCACAACCGTCTTCTTTCCGTGCAGGAGTCCGTTCTTTCTGCCCACTGTCTCAATGGCCGAAGCATCGATGACCATCGGTTTTGAAATTTCGGCTATCAGCTTTGTCGCAATGCTGTCAAATGAACTGAATAAAGTGCCGGGCCCGATCACCACGGCACCGCTCCTTTCCACCCATTCCATTGCGGTCCTGATGCCTGCCTCTGAAAAATCGTTTTCGCCACATGCAAAAGCCATTAAATTAGGAGAAAACGAGCTGACGATGTCATGCATCCTGCCTGGAACCAGCGTATATACCAGATCGGCGCCGGTCCTGTAAGCGGCCAGGCTTGAGAACACAGGAGCCCCAGGAAAAATGCTACCGCCGATGACAGTGACAATTCCGTTGTTGCCCTTGTGTGAGGAAGAGTGCGGAACAGGGAAGAGGAGCATCTCACCAGGACCGGTATATTCCAGTGCCTTTGAGGGTATGCCGATGTCCACAATCCTGATCGTTCCCGAATTGTGCTCATTCATCCCTGTCTTGGTATCCATGAATGTGACTGTGACGTCCGGAATAACATGCTCTGCGAACGGGAAACCAGAGGGGATGTCGGCTGCAAGAACGGCGGCTCCTCTGCCGTGCAGTTCGTTTATCTTTCTGATGAGTTCCAGATATCTTCCGGCCGGCGGCCTGTCGATGCCCGAGCCGAGCAGGCAGTCGACAATGACAATGTCTGCCGCCGGAAGCGTCTCTGTATAGGAGTCATCACGGACGAGGCCGGAAATTTTGCTGAATTTCTCTCCCAGAAGACTGCCGGCGGTTGGCCTTTCGGCGGAGGCAACTATCACGGCTGTGTCCTTGCTCTCCGATACGAGACGGGCAGCCACAAATCCGTCGCCGCCGTTGTTTCCGGAACCGCAAAAGAAAACTGCATGCTTTCTGTCATGAAAACTGGAAAGTATCTCATGCGCCAGCTGCGCTCCTGCATTTTCCATGAGCCGCGAAACTGGCATTCCTGCAAACTCGGAATTCCTGTCAGCAACCCGGAACTCTTCAAATTCAAGCATCCGACCACCATCACTGTTCAGTGCGCTGCAGGCTGCTTTTCCCTGAGTTTTCTGCTCACTGCCTTGATTATTTCCGTCTTTTTCACGGTGCCGGAAACGAATACCCTCCCCTCCTTCCTGTACCGCTGTGACGGATAGGAGGCGTTTTCATCCATTTCGTGCTCAATTCCCAGCGATTTCAGTGCATCGGATATCATCTGAATGTTGGGCGACTCAATGGCCGCCTTCTTTGGTATCCTTCGCCCCTCCTTCCTCTTCAGTCTGATATCGAAATATGATGGCCAGAGAACCCATTGTTTGTTCCTTTTCATGCGGTCTGTAATGAGGGAGTGAAGGTTATTAATCTTTTGACACGCGAATGCAATAACCTGTGCTTATTTCAGCGCGATTTTAAGATGAAAATAATTGCATTCGGCATGAACCGGCACAGCACGCCTCTGCAACAGCATGGGTGTCTCACGGAAAATCAAGGATTCAGATTGCTTTTTATTCTCATTGCACTTATGATATATTCATCATTCCGGAGATTGCGGCATGCGCGTCATGTATAACATAGGAATAATAGGAGGCAGCGATCCTGAAGAGAAATACCTCGGCATCGCTCTCAACGTCGGAAAACTTCTTGCAGCCCGGGGGGCCATTGTCGTGTGCGGCGGTCTTTCCGGCGTAATGGAGAGTGCGGCAAAAGGAGCTTTTGAATCAGGAGGTCTGACAGTTGGAATACTTCCCGGGTTTCATCCGTCTGAAGGAAACA includes:
- the psmA gene encoding archaeal proteasome endopeptidase complex subunit alpha, with product MQPGQMAYDRAITVFSPDGRLFQVEYAREAVRRGTTTVGIKFKDGVALIVDKRIASRLMEPSSMEKIYLIDDHIGCATSGLVADARVLVDNARVMSQVNKITYGDRISVEALVKRICDYKQQYTQYGGVRPFGTSLLVAGVDDSGAHLFETDPSGGLASYKASSIGAGRNVVMDFFEENYKEDLSMEDATVLALKGLKKATEEELNPKAIEVGMVKSGENFRKLETGEVDKFVKLVGAS
- the ftsZ gene encoding cell division protein FtsZ, giving the protein MESIVEDALKQDHGAVDGTFSDATDEELMRLVDSLKVRISIIGCGGGGSNTIRRLHQGGVFGASLIAANTDARHLLLLNAPHKVLLGRRLTRGLGAGALPEIGNQAAEEAREDIRKYLEHDDIVFVTAGMGGGTGTGSIPVVAQIAKENRALVMAVVTLPFKAEGTIRMQNALRGLERLRSFADTTVVIPNDKLLEIVPRLPLDAAFRVADEVLAQCIKGITEIVTKPGLVNIDFADIKTIMGSGGVALIGIGESTGAKDERVEDALRQALTSPLLGDVDIKEAKGALIRVVGGSDMTLKEAQRVAEAASAAMGPRARIIWGCSVEPESDGKIKVLVVITGVKSPFMLPQDSLSDRGVDFIK
- a CDS encoding zinc ribbon domain-containing protein, which produces MGDRHAVTDSSHASADGVSGVILRQLSELHGVLKAVFNHGGMPKVHARRDRFCILCLDTVDSQDSYSCDCGANYHRGCFMTLHFCSRCRSSSSEESIALRESGWLPKFANFDDLSGDESFTSLHCRNCNAEVGAKDRYCGGCGYHLSTVTGFLCPVCTTEIKTENSFCSCCGATFGDEAVTLIQCPYCLRLIEAGDLECSCGMTLPPTCTRCGAPTDDELYCAGCNIRFELEPV
- a CDS encoding metallophosphoesterase, producing the protein MGSLNDAALSVEPVAGHPALIAGTDNPSVVIADLHVGMGDDFENRGVYTGRQIERMLAEIIGLSSYGNRLIILGDLRHEFSAVNSRSAIPDFMSKLLEYYSKIELVPGNHDGLIVRQLPQRVIVHPPGGFTSGDIAFTHGHTWPEEEMMKRKILLMGHLHPAIEFVDSLGNSYIEKCWLRAPFRKRDPTSTYRRLPEEVVVVPAFNPFLTGTPVNRDPGGLGPLFRNRLIEVRKSRLYLLDGTFLGRLATNVIRGEGKTRKNN
- a CDS encoding YfcE family phosphodiesterase; this translates as MKKIAVISDIHSNMPALSAVFRHIEKEQVDEVICAGDIVGYNAMPNEVIELLREKNVISIAGNHDSSAVTGNYERMNSLAARALELNVSATSSENFRYLRELKPNARLDGIAVFHGSPFDPDEYVYEDMADAKIIEASGKQLTVLGHTHIPYVKRIGKMTVMNPGSVGQPRDGDARASFAIIDGNSIEIRRTHYDIDSIFRENMKSGIPLPLSERLRWGV
- a CDS encoding NAD(P)H-hydrate dehydratase, translated to MLEFEEFRVADRNSEFAGMPVSRLMENAGAQLAHEILSSFHDRKHAVFFCGSGNNGGDGFVAARLVSESKDTAVIVASAERPTAGSLLGEKFSKISGLVRDDSYTETLPAADIVIVDCLLGSGIDRPPAGRYLELIRKINELHGRGAAVLAADIPSGFPFAEHVIPDVTVTFMDTKTGMNEHNSGTIRIVDIGIPSKALEYTGPGEMLLFPVPHSSSHKGNNGIVTVIGGSIFPGAPVFSSLAAYRTGADLVYTLVPGRMHDIVSSFSPNLMAFACGENDFSEAGIRTAMEWVERSGAVVIGPGTLFSSFDSIATKLIAEISKPMVIDASAIETVGRKNGLLHGKKTVVTPHSVEFFKLTGEEPGDDVDSRKEAVSKWARRLGTTILLKGRIDVISDGERTKLNETGNAGMTVGGTGDVLTGIVAALLAKGLSPFNAARLGAYINGSAGDICFGRKSYGLLATDVIEAVPEVLLNSLGKLK
- a CDS encoding signal recognition particle protein Srp19 (binds to 7S RNA to mediate binding of the signal recognition particle protein Srp54) is translated as MKRNKQWVLWPSYFDIRLKRKEGRRIPKKAAIESPNIQMISDALKSLGIEHEMDENASYPSQRYRKEGRVFVSGTVKKTEIIKAVSRKLREKQPAAH